The Candidatus Paceibacter sp. genome contains a region encoding:
- a CDS encoding GreA/GreB family elongation factor, with the protein MYYYFFEEDLKDLDKNIDAIKVRLDKIGKEIGESCNQSSETWHDNFGFEEGRRQQDMWSKQLSDLLEIRHRARIVPSSIGNDHVSIGSIVEFEDTETKEVQIYRISSYMIFNQKHGLISYNSPLAKILIRGTVGEERGGIINGKNKIFKILKVI; encoded by the coding sequence ATGTACTATTATTTTTTTGAAGAAGATCTAAAAGATCTTGATAAAAATATTGATGCTATTAAAGTCAGGCTTGATAAAATCGGCAAAGAAATTGGGGAAAGTTGCAACCAAAGCTCTGAAACCTGGCATGACAACTTTGGCTTTGAAGAAGGCAGAAGGCAGCAAGACATGTGGTCAAAGCAATTGTCCGATCTGTTGGAAATAAGACACAGAGCTAGAATTGTTCCCAGCAGTATTGGCAACGACCATGTTTCAATAGGCAGCATTGTTGAATTTGAAGACACTGAGACTAAAGAGGTTCAGATATATAGAATTTCTAGTTATATGATTTTTAATCAAAAACACGGGCTTATCTCCTACAATTCTCCATTAGCAAAGATTCTAATAAGGGGGACTGTCGGAGAAGAAAGAGGGGGTATAATCAACGGAAAAAATAAAATCTTTAAGATATTAAAAGTTATATAA